The stretch of DNA AGAGAGCACATGGGAAAAGGCTCCAAGCTTCCATGATATACTAATCTTTAACACAGGACACTGGTTAGCCTTTTTCCCACTTCCATTATAATGTTGTAGATCTTTTGGTGCCAATAATATTATGGTACCATACCTTTTTGcactattttgttgtttttagcatTTGGATCCGGTTTTCATGGTAGATGAAAATGACCAGAAGTAGATTTTAATGACATGAAAACAAACTGTCAAAGTTGGACGCATTTTCAAATTATGTGCAAATATCAAACTTTTGGCTCAAGCTGTGTAACTTGTGGTTGTGTTATAATATTATGTTGGTTGCTTCTTTTGTTGCCAATAGTATGGTAGAATTCCTTTATGTTCTTGTTTGTTGTTCCTAAGTTGTTTTCTAGCATTTATATCCTTTTTTCATGTTGAACGaaaatgaccaaaagatgattttaatggTGGTTTTTGAGTTATATGCAATCATCAAAGCTTTTTGACTGAAGCTATGTAAGTTGAGgttgttttataatattatgttgATTGCTTGTTGAGGTATTTTGGTGCCGATAGTATGGTAGCATACCTTTATGTTATTGTTTGTTGTTCCTAAATTGTTTTTTAGCATTTCAATCCCATTTTCATGTTGAATGAGAACAACCAAAAGTTGATTTTAATGTGGTTTTTGAGTTATACGCAATCATCAAAGCTTTTTGGCTCAAGCTGTGGGACTTGTGGTTGTTTGTTGAGAAATTCTTGGTGCCAATAGTATGGTAGCACACCTTTATGTTCTTGTTTGTTGTTCCCAAGTTGGTTTTAGCATTTCAGtcctattttcatgtaaaatgaAAATAACCAAAAGTGCATCTCAACGACATGACAAATTGCCATGGTTGGATGTGGTTTTCAAGTTATATGCAATCATCAAAGCTTGTTTGGCTCAAGCTGTGTAACTTGAGGTTGTCTTATAATATTATGTCGGTCGTTTCTTGAGATCCTTTGGTGCCAATAGCATGGTAGCATGCATGCCTTTATGTTCTTGTTTGTTGTTCCTAAGTTGTTTTTTACAATTTTGATCCTATTTCATGTTCAATGAAAACGACCAAAAGTTTGTTTTAATGTGGTTTTTGAGTTATAAGCAATCACCAAAGCTTTTTGGCTCAAGCTGTGTAACTTGTGgttgttttataatattatgttgATTGCTAGTTGAGGTCTTTTGGTGGCAATAGTATGTTTTTTAGCATTTCGATCCTATTTTCATGTTGAATGAAAACGACCAGAAGTGTTGGATGTGTTTTTCGAGTTATATGCCCTTATCAAATCTTTTTGGCTCAAGCTGTGTAATTTCTGGTTGTTTTGTAATATTATGTTGGTTGTTTGTTGAGATCTTTTGGTGCCAATAGCCTGGTAGCATGCATGCCTCTATGTTCTTATTTTTGTTCCTAAGTTGTTTTCTAGCATTTTGATCCTATTTCCATGTTGAATGAATTGGCCAAAAGTGGATTTTAATGACATGACAAATTGCCGTTGTTGGATGTGGTTTTCGAGCTATATGCAACCATCAAAGCTTTTTGTCTCAAGCTATCTAACTTGTGTTATATATTTAAGTTGGTCCCTGGCCACAATTTCTTGTTATTCTAGTCCATATATTTCCATTGCTGTAATCATAGATTTCCTGACATAGATTAACCATTTTGATTGTTCTTTAATAGGTGGTGGGCTCCTTCGAAATTTGACCCAGTTAAGTCACCCTTGCTTTTCTTTGAAAAGGGTCTACCTGTAATCCCTCCCATACCTCCTGATCTTGCTTGGATAAGGTTTTAAATCACGTGGTATGTTATTGCAAATGGTGTTTGCTACTATTGTTTTTACAACGCTCAGCTTACCTTCTTAGTTCTTACTGATCATCAATTGGCAGATACGGTTTGTGGAGAAAACCATGCGACCGGATGCAATTAAATTGTTTCGCACGCAATCACCAAGGCATTTTGAAGGTGGTGATTGGGACCAAGGTGGTTCTTGTCAGCGGTTACAGCCTTTGTTACCCGAACAAGTTAGTATCTTTCATTTGGCCAAAAAATTGTTCATCTGTTGGTTTGTGTCCACTCCGGACCAAGGCTGAATTGATTATATCCGTTTCCAGGTGGAAAATCTCTTCTCGTTGAAAAACAACGGGACAAATGTGGAGACAAGGCTTGTGAATCAGCACATATACAACGCCCTCAAGGGGTCTAACGTCCACATCTTAGATATTACCCGCATGAGTGAGTTCAGAGCTGATGCTCACCCTTCCACAGCCGGAGGAAAGAAACACGATGACTGCATGCATTGGTGCTTGCCGGGAGTTACAGATACATGGAACGACCTGTTTGTAACACATTTAAACAGTCTTAAAATTTGAAACTGATTGTATTATTACTAAACATATTTTTGTTCGGTACATTTTGGGTTAGGATCGGTTTGGAATTCAAGTCATTTGAGTCATCTCGGATTCAGGTTTGAGTCATTAGGACTGTACAAATGCCAAAGAACTGATGTTTATCTACCAAATAGTCCCAATCCCAAAAACATATGTGtaaccaactcatctggttcgttGTTATTACAAAAAACAACCTAAAACGACAGCACCCCCAACCAAATCCATATTAGACGACAAAGTTTAGGGTTGGCTGCCTCAGCTCTTTCCTTGGCTTTTTGATAGAAAAGCCGACAAGCATCCATGATTAGAATCCGTAGCCGTAGCCAATGCCACAAAAGCTGCCGCATCCTCCCCGCATGTCACGTGGTGCAACCCTACTTATTTCCACTTCCGGTTTGGGCTGTTGCTGGTTTTTTGTGATTGAATAAAAGGAATTGTTGGCATTTGGTGAGGGAAGTGTCTTGAGCTTGATCTTACAATAACATGGACAAGTAGAAGAAAGTGAGGACCTTGAAATTTCAGGGCCGAATGGAcccattgttttttctttttatttttcctagtTTTGGTGGGAGAGTTTAGCTTCCAATATCAACTTGTGAGTTACTAACTGTCCAGGTTACTGTCTAAGTTCATCCAAAATTTGGAAgagtttgaacaaaaatattaaatttggaaAATGGACTTGGGCAAAGACAATAATGGGTTGGGCAATGGGAGTTGATTGTTAAGCCATCATCATATTGAATACAACCAACGAGTAATACAATGAAGACGACAAGTTGTTTCTATGCTACACCTTTGTCGTTTACAGACCACTTTCGTCTCTTTCTCCTTTCAGATTCGGTTTTTGTAACAATCTTCATGTGAggattcataattttttttgctCTAAGACCATGTCATAGAGCTCTCAACACACCACACGTATTGCTTGATATATTTAATTGTTACAATGTCAATGTGCCTTGGAATCGTGGGTTGTCGACCAACCCCGCAACTCATCTGGTTTATAACTCTGACCACACAAAGTATCGGTTCGAGCCGAAACTCATCTCTTAATCTAGTGGTATTGGATGAATTTTTCATAGGTTTGAATCATAATTGTGATGTGTAATTTAGAAACTCGAGTTAAAAGTGtgtaaattaattgtaaaattacctaaaataataataattttatcatgattcataatttataaaaaaaacataaaataaaaattgaaaaccaagATGATAGTAATCTAATTGTTTAAGTTTACTAAGTAAGCAAATAATATTTTCATgtgccgattgagtcttagtttgattGGTATGGACATTATGTAGGGGGACGTAGCTGCACTAAAacacattattctcctatttatgagttggggaaGGGCCATGGGTAGTTCTaaatattgtgtcaaaaaaaaaTAGATACGATCCGAACCTCTAATGTGCTTGTTCAAAACAAATATTTTCACGGATAAGCGTGATTTAgataataaaaactttaaaatgtttccaaataaaataattttattattatatttgaaaaaggaaaataCATCATTAAAAATAAGGACTGATTTTTTGTATCAACATATTGACATTAAATCTTTTGTGCATCTAAAGATTTCTTaagaaatataagaaaaaaacaaTACAAATCATATAAAATTTCTCTTATTCAATGCAAAATCACTTTTAAGATTCTCTGAAATATATTATTGAGCAATATTAATACCGAAATTATCAACTTTatgataaaaatatgaataaataaataaaattatacaaaattacgGGTGGGTTTAGATGGACGGTTGGGTGCGTGCATTAGGTGCTGTacatttagtttactttttgacCCATACTATAATATCTAATCTTACAACcaccgttatttttacactaatcgcaggTAAACCCACCACCCGTCTAAACCTACCCTATACAAACAAAGATGTAAAGCTACAAAATAATGCAGTTAAAGGtataaaaaaaaactagcttCATTTATATATGATCATATATAGATCTATAttgttcataaaataattaaaaactaagcAGATTAAGTTTATAACGTAAAATAATAGCCACAGACATACCTTCAATGATGAATAGAGAATATTTAATAATCCAAGTCATGACCATGACCAAAATTAAAACCTTCAACACCTAGATTGAAATCCCCGTACCCGCCGGTGTCTCCGACGGCAAAGCCACTGTTTTGGACGGCGAAACCGTTGCCCAAACCATCAGGATTAGCCACCGTCATGGCATTCGACATGGCAAAAACATCTCCCATCAATGTACTAGCCCTATTAGCCACATTATTCCTTAACTCCTCCAAGGCTTTAGCATATGCTTCAAGTTCCTCAATTCCCATATTATTATCAATAGGGTCATCCCACCAAAACAGTCCcttcatttttctctcttccttTTCCTTTTGGATCTCCTTGCTTCTCTTTTTTCTTCCTCAAGTTTCTCCAATGTCTCTCGGCTCTCCTCGTTGAACTCTTCGAGACATGGAGCAATGTCGTCACCAGACATCATAAAACCATCAGCATGGTTAGGGTTTTTGCTAAGGTAACGCTCCAATATCATGTCGATATCGGGGTGACCAAAGCAAAACGGCTTTCCTTTGGGAGAGAACACGATGATGCCGATGTTGCAACCGCATAAAATGCAAAGCTCGCTCGCTTTCTTGAACAAACCATTGCGGCGCTTGGAGAAAGTCACTTGGCGGCTGCTTTCGTTTTCGAGTTTCTTTATCTGAATCTTTTGGCGACCCCTCGTTGCCTTAGTGGTGGTGTTGCTGCTTCTGGTTTGATTTAGAGATGCCATTGTTATATCCTACGTATGTCTTAGAAAAAAAATGTATTCTTCTGAAAGGAAGAAAATGTATAAGATTATATCCAAATTAAAGCAAttatatatatggtaagttaatttttagGAGAATCGGTCCAAATTTTCAACTTAGTATTAAATAATATCCTAAAATTATTATCTCAATATTCTCTTTTCAAACTATATAAGTAGGTTAATAATATCAATTAGTATAATGATCATATTTTGTTCACTTTTCTTCTTTAAATGTTActcaaaaatatcaaattaattctTACTTGGGGCGGGTGCTGTGTGTTTAGCAGTCAAATGAATtggttctttcttttttttctcagcaaccaaacaAGCTAAGAAATCTGAAAGGAAAGTGAAAAAGATATAACCTTGAATTGAAACTAGTGTTTGGCTTTTGAGTCAAAGCAGTCAAAtgaaattactcaaattcaccctGGGGCACGTCATATAACACCCATTACTCTGTTTTGTACCTTCAAGCTAGATCTCGCATGTGTTTTCCCTTGGGGTTAGCCGCTTAGCTCATTTAAGCAGGGTTTAATGGTTAACAAAGACCTCCATGGCAGCAACAGAGAAGCTTTCATCTCTTTTCCCTTTGTTGTCGCTCATTTGCTtcatctctttctttcttcttctctctatTTCCAGAAAAGCCTCCATTTCCTCCTCCACAACTCATCCCCAATTCCTCCGTTTTAAACCCATCGACGCCAATCTCACCACCCGATCAGACCCATCTGCAACCGGCGATTCTTCATGCGGTTACTCCGATGGGTCATGGGTTTACGACCCAAATGCGGGATTTGATCGATACGACAGTAGCTGCAAGGAGATATTCAAAGGATGGAATTGCATTTTGAACAACAAATCCAACGGTAGAGACATCATTAAGTGGCGATGGAAGCCTCGTAACTGTGATCTCCCACCGTTCGATCCCCTCCAGTTTCTTCCCACTTACAGAGATACCAACATTGGTACTTCCCCATCTCTCTGTCTCAAAGTTAGTTAATTTAAAGCAAATTAGGCCTTAATCAATATTCAACAGTGCAGGGTTTATTGGTGATTCCTTAAACAGAAACATGTTTGTATCTTTGTTTTGTACTTTGAAACGTGTGTCCAATGATGTGAAGAAATGGCGTCCTGCTGGAGCTGATCGTGGCTTTACTTTCCTTCACTATAATCTCACCATTGCTTATCATAGAACTAATCTTTTGGCACGCTATGGTAGGTAAGCTGCTTTGAATCATTTagataaattccaatttagtttcTTTTTGTTTGTATTTCGTGGTAGGAACTGTATTGTTCTTGATTGTGTTTAATGCAGATGATCAGCTAATGGAAATGGTGGTAAGTTAGAAGCTCTTGGATATAAAGAAGGTTATAGAGTTGATGTTGATGTTCCAGAGAGCACATGGGAAAAGGCTCCAAGCTTCCATGATATACTAATCTTTAACACAGGACACTGGTTAGCCTTTTTCCCACTTCCATTATAATGTTGTAGATCTTTGGTGCCAATAATATTATGGTACCATACCTTTTTGcactattttgttgttttagcaTTTGGATCCGGTTTTCATGGTAGATGAAAATGACCAGAAGTGATTTTAATGACATGAAAACAAACTGTCAAAGTTGGACGCATTTTCAAATTATGTGCAAATATCAAACTTTTTGGCTCAAGCTGTGTAACTTGTGGTTGTGTTATAATATTATGTTGGTTGCTTCTTTTGTTGCCAATAGTATGGTAGAATTCCTTTATGTTCTTGTTTGTTGTTCCTAAGTTGTTTCTAGCATTATATCCTTTTTTCATGTTGAACGaaaatgaccaaaagatgattttaatggTGGTTTTTGAGTTATATGCAATCATCAAAGCTTTTTGACTGAAGCTATGTAAGTTGAGgttgttttataatattatgttgATTGCTTGTTGAGGTATTTTGGTGCCGATAGTATGGTAGCATACCTTTATGTTATTGTTTGTTGTTCCTAAATTGTTTTTTAGCATTTCAATCCCATTTTCATGTTGAATGAGAACAACCAAAAGTTGATTTTAATGTGGTTTTTGAGTTATACGCAATCATCAAAGCTTTTTGGCTCAAGCTGTGGGACTTGTGGTTGTTTGTTGAGAAATTCTTGGTGCCAATAGTATGGTAGCACACCTTTATGTTCTTGTTTGTTGTTCCCAAGTTGGTTTTTAGCATTTCAGtcctattttcatgtaaaatgaAAATAACCAAAAGTGCATCTCAACGACATGACAAATTGCCATGGTTGGATGTGGTTTTCAAGTTATATGCAATCATCAAAGCTTGTTTGGCTCAAGCTGTGTAACTTGAGGTTGTCTTATAATATTATGTCGGTCGTTTCTTGAGATCCTTTGGTGCCAATAGCATGGTAGCATGCATGCCTTTATGTTCTTGTTTGTTGTTCCTAAGTTGTTTTTTACAATTTTGATCCTATTTCATGTTCAATGAAAACGACCAAAAGTTTGTTTTAATGTGGTTTTTGAGTTATAAGCAATCACCAAAGCTTTTTGGCTCAAGCTGTGTAACTTGTGgttgttttataatattatgttgATTGCTAGTTGAGGTCTTTTGGTGGCAATAGTATGTTTTTTAGCATTTCGATCCTATTTTCATGTTGAATGAAAACGACCAGAAGTGTTGGATGTGTTTTTCGAGTTATATGCCCTTATCAAATCTTTTTGGCTCAAGCTGTGTAATTTCTGGTTGTTTTGTAATATTATGTTGGTTGTTTGTTGAGATCTTTTGGTGCCAATAGCCTGGTAGCATGCATGCCTCTATGTTCTTATTTTTTGTTCCTAAGTTGTTTTCTAGCATTTTGATCCTATTTCCATGTTGAATGAATTGGCCAAAAGTGGATTTTAATGACATGACAAATTGCCGTTGTTGGATGTGGTTTTCGAGCTATATGCAACCATCAAAGCTTTTTGTCTCAAGCTATCTAACTTGTGTTATATATTTAAGTTGGTCCCTGGCCACAATTTCTTGTTATTCTAGTCCATATATTTCCATTGCTGTAATCATAGATTTCCTGACATAGATTAACCATTTTGATTGTTCTTTAATAGGTGGTGGGCTCCTTCGAAATTTGACCCAGTTAAGTCACCCTTGCTTTTCTTTGAAAAGGGTCTACCTGTAATCCCTCCCATACCTCCTGATCTTGGCTTGGATAAGGTTTTAAATCACGTGGTATGTTATTGCAAATGGTGTTTGCTACTATTGTTTTTACAACGCTCAGCTTACCTTCTTAGTTCTTACTGATCATCAATTGGCAGATACGGTTTGTGGAGAAAACCATGCGACCGGATGCAATTAAATTGTTTCGCACGCAATCACCAAGGCATTTTGAAGGTGGTGATTGGGACCAAGGTGGTTCTTGTCAGCGGTTACAGCCTTTGTTACCCGAACAAGTTAGTATCTTTCATTTGGCCAAAAATTGTTCATCTGTTGGTTTGTGTCCACTCCGGACCAAGGCTGAATTGATTATATCCGTTTCCAGGTGGAAAATCTCTTCTCGTTGAAAAACAACGGGACAAATGTGGAGACAAGGCTTGTGAATCAGCACATATACAACGCCCTCAAGGGGTCTAACGTCCACATCTTAGATATTACCCGCATGAGTGAGTTCAGAGCTGATGCTCACCCTTCCACAGCCGGAGGAAAGAAACACGATGACTGCATGCATTGGTGCTTGCCGGGAGTTACAGATACATGGAACGACCTGTTTGTAACACATTTAAACAGTCTTAAAATTTGAAACTGATTGTATTATTACTAAACATATTTTTGTTCGGTACATTTTGGGTTAGGATCGGTTTGGAATTCAAGTCATTTGAGTCATCTCGGATTCAGGTTTGAGTCATTAGGACTGTACAAATGCCAAAGAACTGATGTTTATCTACCAAATAGTCCCAATCCCAAAAACATATGTGtaaccaactcatctggttcgttGTTATTACAAAAAACAACCTAAAACGACAGCACCCCAACCAAATCCATATTAGACGACAAAGTTTAGGGTTGGCTGCCTCAGCTCTTTCCTTGGCTTTTTGATAGAAAAGCCGACAAGCATCCATGATTAGAATCCGTAGCCGTAGCCAATGCCACAAAAGCTGCCGCATCCTCCCCGCATGTCACGTGGTGCAACCCTACTTATTTCCACTTCCGGTTTGGGCTGTTGCTGGTTTTTTGTGATTGAATAAAAGGAATTGTTGGCATTTGGTGAGGGAAGTGTCTTGAGCTTGATCTTACAATAACATGGACAAGTAGAAGAAAGTGAGGACCTTGAAATTTCAGGGCCGAATGGAcccattgttttttctttttatttttcctagtTTTGGTGGGAGAGTTTAGCTTCCAATATCAACTTGTGAGTTACTAACTGTCCAGGTTACTGTCTAAGTTCATCCAAAATTTGGAAgagtttgaacaaaaatattaaatttggaaAATGGACTTGGGCAAAGACAATAATGGGTTGGGCAATGGGAGTTGATTGTTAAGCCATCATCATATTGAATACAACCAACGAGTAATACAATGAAGACGACAAGTTGTTTCTATGCTACACCTTTGTCGTTTACAGACCACTTTCGTCTCTTTCTCCTTTCAGATTCGGTTTTTGTAACAATCTTCATGTGAggattcataattttttttgctCTAAGACCATGTCATAGAGCTCTCAACACACCACACGTATTGCTTGATATATTTAATTGTTACAATGTCAATGTGCCTTGGAATCGTGGGTTGTCGACCAACCCCGCAACTCATCTGGTTTATAACTCTGACCACACAAAGTATCGGTTCGAGCCGAAACTCATCTCTTAATCTAGTGGTATTGGATGAATTTTTCATAGGTTTGAATCATAATTGTGATGTGTAATTTAGAAACTCGAGTTAAAAGTGtgtaaattaattgtaaaattacctaaaataataataattttatcatgattcataatttataaaaaaaacataaaataaaaattgaaaaccaagATGATAGTAATCTAATTGTTTAAGTTTACTAAGTAAGCAAATAATATTTTCATgtgccgattgagtcttagtttgattGGTATGGACATTATGTAGGGGGACGTAGCTGCACTAAAacacattattctcctatttatgagttggggaaGGGCCATGGGTAGTTCTaaatattgtgtcaaaaaaaaaTAGATACGATCCGAACCTCTAATGTGCTTGTTCAAAACAAATATTTTCACGGATAAGCGTGATTTAgataataaaaactttaaaatgtttccaaataaaataattttattattatatttgaaaaaggAAATACATCATTAAAAATAAGGACTGATTTTTTGTATCAACATATTGACATTAAATCTTTTGTGCATCTAAAGATTTCTTaagaaatataagaaaaaaacaaTACAAATCATATAAAATTTCTCTTATTCAATGCAAAATCACTTTTAAGATTCTCTGAAATATATTATTGAGCAATATTAATACCGAAATTATCAACTTTatgataaaaatatgaataaataaataaaattatacaaaattacgGGTGGGTTTAGATGGACGGTTGGGTGCGTGCATTAGGTGCTGTacatttagtttactttttgacCCATACTATAATATCTAATCTTACAACcaccgttatttttacactaatcgcaggTAAACCCATCACCCGTCTAAACCTACCCTATACAAACAAAGATGTAAAGCTACAAAATAATGCAGTTAAAGGTATAAAAAAAACTAGCTTCATTTATATATGATCATATATAGATCTATAttgttcataaaataattaaaaactaagcAGATTAAGTTTATAACGTAAAATAATAGCCACAGACATACCTTCAATGATG from Gossypium hirsutum isolate 1008001.06 chromosome D04, Gossypium_hirsutum_v2.1, whole genome shotgun sequence encodes:
- the LOC121216145 gene encoding agamous-like MADS-box protein AGL61 yields the protein MASLNQTRSSNTTTKATRGRQKIQIKKLENESSRQVTFSKRRNGLFKKASELCILCGCNIGIIVFSPKGKPFCFGHPDIDMILERYLSKNPNHADGFMMSGDDIAPCLEEFNEESRETLEKLEEEKREARRSKRKRKREK